The bacterium genome has a segment encoding these proteins:
- a CDS encoding SPFH domain-containing protein, with the protein MAIIDVVKWDAAPGVFAWKYPSAELSTWTQLIVSESQEACLFKEGKIVGPFPPGRHTLSTDNYPVLSEFFKVPFGKSPFTAEVWYVQRTFKLDIKWGTLDPIQLEDPKYKIMLPVRAFGQYGLRIEDSSKFLIKLVGTLPAFTQKTLTEYFKGFIVTHSKDIIAKYLVEKNVSILHIAANLSSISEALMEKLTPILDEYGIGLANFLVNSISTDDNDPAVVQLKAALAKKAEMDIVGYNYQQMRSFDTMHAAASNTGGGQGGLMGAGIGFGLGMGAGGGMGAVMGQMAEQIRPTGIACPCGRMNDREARFCAGCGISVIAGAVPTNERSLVCDKCGSSAPKGAKFCLKCGDPFNCCASCGADNPTGALVCRHCGKPAPIVCSQCKATVPSGLKFCGECGTSMVKMCSGCQAELLPGVKFCGICGMKIDQ; encoded by the coding sequence ATGGCTATAATTGACGTTGTAAAGTGGGATGCTGCGCCTGGCGTCTTTGCGTGGAAATATCCTTCGGCTGAATTGTCCACATGGACCCAGTTGATCGTTTCCGAGTCGCAGGAGGCATGCCTCTTCAAGGAAGGTAAAATTGTTGGCCCGTTTCCCCCGGGCCGCCATACTCTCAGCACGGATAACTATCCCGTTTTGAGCGAATTCTTCAAGGTTCCGTTCGGTAAATCCCCTTTTACTGCCGAGGTCTGGTATGTTCAGCGGACTTTTAAGTTGGATATCAAGTGGGGGACATTGGATCCGATCCAACTGGAAGATCCGAAGTACAAGATTATGCTGCCTGTGCGGGCTTTCGGGCAGTATGGGTTGCGGATTGAGGACAGTTCGAAGTTCCTGATCAAACTCGTTGGCACTTTGCCCGCCTTCACCCAGAAGACTCTGACTGAGTATTTCAAAGGTTTCATAGTCACGCATTCGAAAGACATAATTGCCAAATATCTGGTCGAGAAGAACGTCTCCATCCTCCATATTGCAGCAAACCTCTCATCGATTTCAGAAGCGCTCATGGAGAAGTTGACGCCCATACTGGACGAGTACGGGATCGGGCTCGCTAATTTTTTGGTTAACTCTATCTCGACCGATGATAACGATCCGGCGGTGGTTCAGCTCAAGGCGGCGCTTGCCAAAAAGGCCGAGATGGACATTGTTGGATACAACTATCAGCAGATGCGCTCCTTCGACACCATGCATGCCGCCGCAAGCAATACAGGGGGCGGGCAGGGGGGCTTGATGGGTGCGGGTATTGGCTTCGGTCTTGGTATGGGAGCGGGAGGCGGAATGGGGGCTGTTATGGGGCAGATGGCTGAACAGATCAGGCCAACAGGCATTGCATGTCCCTGTGGCAGGATGAATGACCGCGAGGCAAGGTTTTGCGCAGGATGTGGAATATCCGTTATTGCGGGGGCCGTTCCAACAAATGAAAGATCACTCGTCTGCGACAAATGCGGGAGTTCGGCTCCGAAAGGGGCGAAATTCTGCTTAAAATGCGGTGACCCATTCAATTGCTGTGCCTCTTGTGGAGCTGACAACCCAACTGGAGCGCTGGTGTGCAGGCATTGTGGCAAACCGGCACCGATTGTGTGTAGCCAGTGCAAGGCGACGGTTCCCTCCGGGCTCAAGTTCTGCGGCGAGTGCGGCACGTCGATGGTGAAGATGTGCAGTGGATGTCAGGCTGAACTACTTCCCGGGGTCAAATTCTGCGGGATCTGCGGCATGAAAATTGATCAGTAA
- a CDS encoding TM2 domain-containing protein, which translates to MPHAINSQEDRQENSSSKGADEKFCESCGQVIKKEAELCVKCGVRQNTSTSSVDSGAKSKLVAILLGLFVGALGAHNFYLGYTKKGIIQLLITVLTAGYGAFISGIWALSDVIEIGRGNIRDSAGNILQ; encoded by the coding sequence ATGCCTCATGCGATTAACAGCCAAGAGGACCGGCAGGAAAACTCTAGCAGTAAAGGTGCAGACGAGAAATTTTGCGAATCCTGTGGCCAGGTCATAAAGAAAGAGGCAGAACTCTGTGTGAAATGCGGGGTGCGACAAAATACATCCACTAGTAGCGTTGATAGTGGTGCGAAAAGCAAGTTAGTGGCCATTCTCTTAGGGTTGTTTGTCGGCGCACTAGGTGCTCATAACTTTTATCTTGGGTACACTAAAAAAGGTATAATTCAGCTTTTGATAACTGTTTTGACGGCTGGCTATGGGGCATTTATTTCTGGAATATGGGCACTTAGTGATGTGATTGAGATTGGACGCGGAAATATTAGGGACTCAGCCGGTAATATACTGCAGTGA